A genomic segment from Lignipirellula cremea encodes:
- a CDS encoding aryl-sulfate sulfotransferase, producing MPATLSRFVLRAWLFLSLCASTLPALAQQTVGLFFNDGAYPGYNLFSPNRGTGTYLVDNDGNLIKQWIDPDGYSPGASTYLTERGTLLKSCFVDVGYFPPQGAGAGRGGMIREYAWDPDSNGKAVVIWQYLYNTENVLQHHDFKRLPNGNILITAWEKNVDYPGNWEHLIEVKPNYSNWDNSSLPAHGVGGTIVWEWHLLDHLIPEGEDSKDYPSKWDPENGAPRINAVQYDPKLNQILISSNNEIWIIKKFTTIDLYLYKLYQKLFTRIFGNFFGEVLLSQLFSEPGDLLYRWGDPATYLGADTSHPQTSFFQHGVGWIDRFTEFGYKIPKGKGVGNILFLNNQFPAGSSVQEFTPPLRRNGSYTQPAYGEPFEPSGLVWQYNTVIEGGLPPAPFLGSAQRLPNGNTLIGAGPSGACIEVTNDRTIVWKYIVPVANLSPTTPGPKSFDDLVLGLTDPVSPQTNMPFRIKRYAPTYRGFSGKDLSPQGELIGALPE from the coding sequence ATGCCGGCTACTCTTTCGCGGTTTGTTCTGCGCGCTTGGTTGTTTCTATCTCTTTGCGCGAGTACTCTTCCCGCTCTGGCTCAGCAAACTGTTGGGCTATTCTTCAACGACGGAGCCTACCCAGGCTACAACCTGTTTTCTCCCAATCGGGGAACGGGAACTTACCTCGTCGACAACGATGGGAACCTCATCAAACAGTGGATTGATCCCGACGGCTATTCGCCAGGGGCTTCGACTTACTTGACAGAACGCGGAACACTGCTGAAGAGTTGCTTTGTGGATGTTGGCTATTTTCCGCCGCAAGGCGCCGGTGCTGGACGCGGCGGGATGATTCGCGAGTATGCTTGGGATCCGGACTCGAACGGAAAGGCGGTGGTAATTTGGCAGTATCTTTATAACACCGAGAATGTACTACAGCATCATGATTTCAAGCGTCTGCCCAACGGCAATATCCTCATTACGGCTTGGGAGAAGAACGTTGACTATCCCGGCAACTGGGAGCACCTGATCGAGGTCAAACCGAACTATTCCAATTGGGATAACTCGTCTCTTCCGGCTCACGGTGTCGGCGGAACCATTGTCTGGGAGTGGCATCTGCTGGATCACCTGATACCCGAAGGGGAGGATTCTAAGGACTATCCTTCGAAGTGGGATCCCGAAAACGGAGCTCCACGCATCAATGCGGTCCAATACGACCCGAAGCTCAACCAGATACTGATAAGTTCGAATAACGAGATCTGGATTATCAAAAAGTTCACGACAATCGACCTCTACCTCTACAAGCTGTATCAAAAGTTATTCACAAGAATTTTCGGTAATTTTTTCGGTGAAGTGCTTTTATCTCAACTCTTTAGCGAGCCTGGAGACCTGTTGTATCGTTGGGGAGACCCGGCAACCTATTTGGGAGCCGACACCTCTCACCCGCAAACAAGCTTTTTTCAACATGGCGTCGGCTGGATTGATCGTTTTACGGAATTCGGATATAAAATTCCCAAAGGCAAAGGTGTCGGAAATATTTTGTTCCTCAACAATCAGTTCCCAGCGGGCTCAAGCGTTCAGGAGTTCACTCCTCCGTTGCGAAGAAATGGTTCCTACACCCAACCTGCTTATGGCGAGCCATTTGAGCCGTCTGGACTGGTCTGGCAGTACAATACGGTCATTGAGGGCGGATTGCCGCCTGCGCCCTTCCTGGGTAGTGCCCAGCGCTTACCCAATGGAAATACTCTCATCGGTGCGGGGCCTTCAGGAGCTTGCATTGAAGTGACGAATGATCGAACAATTGTTTGGAAGTACATCGTTCCTGTTGCGAACCTGAGTCCTACCACACCGGGTCCAAAGTCGTTCGATGATCTTGTGCTGGGTTTGACGGACCCGGTGTCTCCCCAGACGAATATGCCGTTTCGCATCAAACGCTATGCGCCCACTTACCGTGGTTTTTCTGGCAAAGACCTCAGCCCCCAAGGTGAACTCATCGGCGCACTTCCCGAGTAG
- a CDS encoding integrase core domain-containing protein: MKRIRLTDDQRRILAVKGKALGRKTLRELTTIVTPDTILRWHRELVAKKGDHSEKRKSVGRPRIRHVIVDLILRFAQENPSWGYDRIQGALANVGYHISDTTVGNILKQHGIEPAPDRQRQTTWTTFLKAHWDVLAAIDFTTIEVWTKAGLITYYLLFVIELKTRRVHFAGCTPRPDETWMTQIARNLTDYEGFLLGKRYLLMDRDTKFCRAFRRILKREDARPLLLPPRSPNLNAFIERFMRSLKSEALLRMIFFGEKALRRAVSSFLEHYHGERNHQGLENKLIQPADEVGQLAGKIECRERLGGLLKYYQRKAA; the protein is encoded by the coding sequence ATGAAACGCATCCGCTTGACCGACGACCAGCGGCGCATTTTGGCCGTCAAAGGCAAGGCGCTCGGCCGGAAGACCTTGCGGGAGTTGACCACGATCGTGACGCCCGACACGATTCTCCGCTGGCATCGCGAACTGGTGGCGAAGAAGGGGGACCACAGCGAGAAACGCAAATCCGTCGGCAGACCGCGCATCCGCCATGTGATCGTGGATCTGATCCTGCGGTTCGCCCAGGAAAACCCTTCGTGGGGCTACGACCGAATCCAGGGCGCACTGGCCAATGTCGGCTACCACATCTCTGACACGACCGTCGGCAACATCCTCAAGCAGCACGGCATCGAACCCGCTCCTGACCGCCAACGCCAGACAACTTGGACCACGTTTCTCAAGGCCCATTGGGACGTTTTAGCGGCGATTGATTTCACCACAATAGAAGTCTGGACCAAGGCTGGATTGATCACCTATTACTTGCTGTTCGTGATCGAACTCAAGACGCGCCGCGTTCACTTTGCCGGCTGCACTCCCCGTCCTGATGAGACGTGGATGACGCAGATCGCCAGGAACTTGACCGACTACGAGGGCTTTCTACTCGGCAAGCGTTACCTGCTCATGGACCGCGACACGAAGTTCTGTCGGGCCTTCCGCCGCATCCTGAAAAGGGAGGACGCCCGACCGCTGCTGCTGCCCCCGCGAAGCCCTAATTTAAACGCTTTCATCGAGCGGTTCATGAGGAGCCTCAAATCCGAGGCGTTGTTGCGCATGATCTTCTTCGGTGAGAAGGCCCTGCGCCGAGCTGTTTCGTCTTTCCTTGAGCACTACCACGGCGAGCGAAACCACCAAGGACTGGAAAATAAACTGATCCAGCCCGCTGATGAAGTCGGTCAGCTTGCCGGCAAAATCGAGTGCCGAGAGCGGCTGGGTGGACTGCTGAAGTACTACCAGCGCAAAGCCGCGTGA
- a CDS encoding mechanosensitive ion channel domain-containing protein — protein MATFLPRDVSQTILERVGSETDRMFAEVNSQLAKTRRTLEGRPSIRMLQRAEFELSEMLADLRSLEEQLDDQLDALGTSVERIDSIAAVWQATDELARTQADVDATTTDRIAAVRSEIEEVRSTVVKRRNDMLAVRDKLVNPSVALNVTVEHLQSAVDARLAGIFHADHPPLWNPQVRESIGTEWQTVGLRQFLKRFDLSGQDSRRRAETLGLQFILLVGLGLMLRWVRNRTRARAEDDSQLRHAQLVFEHPWAMAVLMTGFFAFPIHTMGPRSAGPLAAALIAAATLRIVLRFLPSALATLAWGLAVLFTIDRARDLLDATPTLERVVFLGEMVAVLGLLIWLLRPSGAARLPEEHQRHPLIKLLYHAMRVGAGFVTLAILADLTGWTDLAVMLGDGVMRCGYLGLFVFVLLKVFHGLATFALVLRPLRLSRTISNHRRLVDHRLGRILNVIAVAAWAVLVCGQLGLLVPAKVVAGRVLCASVTIGALSVSVADVLVFALTVWLSFLLARLLQAVLHEDVFSRVRTARGVPYAVSSIAKYSVIFLGFLVGLSAAGIEITKLAVVAGGLGVGIGFGLQNIVNNFVSGLILLFERPIDVGDTIEFSGNSGTMQRIGIRASLIRTFDGAEVIVPNGMLISESVTNWTLSDRCRRIDLTVGVEYGTPAQRVIDLLVEVAKANPKVIPEPESQAFFENFGDSSLDFRLRAWIDVSSGDSADTRHVVLSEIAVAVQQALDEAGIGVPFPQRDLRLISMPPNAASELGVAKPQADAGQKS, from the coding sequence GATTTGCGGTCACTCGAAGAGCAACTGGACGATCAACTCGACGCCCTCGGCACATCTGTCGAGCGGATCGACAGCATAGCGGCGGTTTGGCAAGCGACGGATGAACTTGCCAGGACGCAAGCGGACGTCGATGCAACGACAACGGATCGCATCGCGGCTGTGCGCAGCGAGATCGAAGAGGTGCGGTCGACCGTCGTCAAGCGGCGCAATGATATGTTGGCGGTGCGCGACAAACTTGTGAATCCAAGCGTTGCGCTCAATGTAACGGTTGAACATTTGCAGAGCGCGGTCGATGCGCGGCTGGCAGGGATCTTCCATGCCGATCACCCGCCGCTCTGGAACCCGCAAGTGCGAGAGTCGATCGGCACGGAGTGGCAGACCGTAGGGTTGCGGCAATTCTTGAAGCGGTTTGATCTGAGTGGACAAGACTCGCGGCGCCGAGCCGAGACGTTAGGTTTGCAGTTCATACTGTTGGTGGGGCTGGGGCTGATGCTCCGGTGGGTTCGTAACCGCACTCGTGCGCGGGCGGAGGATGACTCCCAGCTACGACACGCTCAGCTGGTCTTCGAGCACCCGTGGGCAATGGCGGTGCTGATGACGGGTTTTTTCGCGTTCCCGATCCACACGATGGGGCCCCGCAGCGCAGGCCCTCTCGCCGCGGCGCTCATTGCGGCGGCGACGTTGCGAATCGTCTTGCGTTTTTTGCCGTCTGCCTTGGCTACGTTGGCCTGGGGACTCGCGGTGCTGTTCACCATCGATCGGGCCCGCGACCTGCTGGACGCAACGCCAACGCTCGAGCGTGTTGTCTTTCTGGGAGAAATGGTTGCGGTCCTGGGCTTGCTAATTTGGTTGCTACGCCCCAGCGGGGCGGCTCGTCTGCCGGAAGAACATCAGCGTCATCCCCTGATCAAGCTGCTTTACCATGCGATGCGCGTGGGGGCTGGCTTCGTGACGTTAGCGATCTTGGCCGATCTGACAGGTTGGACCGATCTCGCCGTCATGTTGGGAGACGGCGTCATGCGGTGCGGCTATCTGGGTTTGTTCGTCTTCGTCCTGCTCAAAGTCTTCCACGGCTTGGCGACTTTTGCACTTGTCCTCCGGCCACTGCGGCTCTCGCGGACGATCTCGAATCATCGACGACTCGTGGATCACCGGCTCGGGCGGATTTTGAACGTCATTGCGGTCGCAGCGTGGGCCGTGCTCGTGTGCGGACAACTCGGTCTGCTCGTACCGGCGAAAGTTGTTGCGGGCCGGGTACTCTGCGCAAGTGTCACCATCGGCGCGCTTTCCGTCTCGGTTGCCGACGTGCTGGTGTTTGCGCTCACCGTGTGGCTCTCTTTCCTCCTGGCGCGTTTGCTGCAAGCTGTTCTTCACGAGGATGTGTTCTCGCGGGTGCGCACAGCCCGAGGCGTGCCGTACGCTGTCTCAAGTATTGCAAAATACAGCGTGATCTTCCTCGGATTTCTGGTCGGCCTTTCGGCGGCTGGGATCGAGATCACTAAGCTCGCCGTTGTCGCCGGAGGATTGGGAGTCGGCATCGGTTTCGGCCTGCAAAACATCGTCAACAATTTCGTGTCCGGCTTGATCTTGCTATTCGAGCGACCGATCGATGTGGGAGACACGATTGAGTTTTCCGGCAACTCGGGAACGATGCAGCGCATCGGCATCCGCGCCAGCCTGATCCGCACATTCGACGGCGCCGAAGTCATCGTGCCCAACGGAATGCTCATTTCCGAGAGTGTGACCAACTGGACCCTTTCGGACAGGTGTCGACGAATTGACCTGACCGTAGGGGTCGAATACGGAACACCTGCTCAGCGCGTGATTGATTTGCTGGTCGAAGTAGCGAAGGCCAATCCGAAGGTGATTCCCGAACCCGAATCGCAGGCCTTTTTCGAAAACTTTGGCGACAGCTCTCTCGACTTTAGACTGCGGGCTTGGATCGATGTCTCCAGCGGTGACTCCGCGGACACCAGACACGTGGTCCTTAGTGAGATCGCGGTCGCTGTCCAGCAGGCGCTCGACGAAGCGGGCATTGGTGTTCCTTTCCCGCAGCGCGATCTGCGTCTGATCAGTATGCCGCCCAACGCGGCATCCGAACTCGGTGTGGCCAAGCCGCAGGCGGATGCTGGACAGAAGTCATAG